A portion of the Ascaphus truei isolate aAscTru1 chromosome 14, aAscTru1.hap1, whole genome shotgun sequence genome contains these proteins:
- the KCNE4 gene encoding potassium voltage-gated channel subfamily E member 4, giving the protein MLRMEAANGTITSQVVVSNQDPPSPVSSGQDGNEYFYILIVMSFYGVFLMGIMLVYMRSKRREKESNLMLLYQDEEKQWRESRKTTSALSVSRYTEASTMLSVLQESIVPALSCTACNMEGSSVSSESSTSDVHLTIQEEATEGLLQEGPDDEKCEDMMQTS; this is encoded by the coding sequence ATGTTGAGGATGGAAGCAGCTAATGGGACCATAACGAGCCAAGTTGTCGTTTCAAACCAGGATCCCCCAAGCCCAGTGAGCAGCGGGCAGGACGGCAATGAATACTTCTACATCCTGATTGTCATGTCCTTTTATGGGGTATTTCTGATGGGCATTATGCTGGTCTACATGAGAtccaaaaggagagagaaggaatccAATCTAATGCTCCTCTACCAGGATGAGGAGAAGCAGTGGAGGGAGAGTAGGAAGACCACATCTGCCCTGTCTGTGTCTAGGTATACCGAGGCTTCCACCATGCTCAGTGTGCTCCAGGAGAGCATAGTGCCAGCTCTTTCCTGCACCGCCTGCAACATGGAAGGAAGCAGCGTGAGCTCAGAGTCTTCCACCTCCGACGTTCACTTGACCATCCAAGAGGAAGCTACAGAAGGTCTTCTTCAGGAAGGTCCAGATGATGAAAAGTGTGAAGACATGATGCAGACCTCCTAG